A genomic stretch from Desulfurococcaceae archaeon MEX13E-LK6-19 includes:
- a CDS encoding alkaline phosphatase family protein, whose protein sequence is MGKLALIGLDGMSWHVLLSYQDAFKSTLKLASNGMRGICWSIPPYTPPSWISISTGVHPLKHKILGFTKPLIDKKGNVKTVLIKSTDIKYPRLSEILSMNGMKSLVINHIFSYPLTGWFLFNHVIVSDDTSPQKIIFPRKFNMFLKYFQCSIKGSKESDKWIVDLAQKLEAKIEGIHKLIQEVEPDFLWVMFKEPDIIMHYLQFVAAGLHNDKVMEVFSLIDDFIDYVKKQFDYVVIVSDHGFNVYINRLNVYSILAKGLHLEETKRAILLKIFVLPLSKYVTWFLLSSMFKQSLWYKLRHYISLYFGSRKKFCNKINNVNNSTIFFDEVDADDAFIVYILDDEIFKKAISILKRHKLIEDATPFDIGGIKGILVVPKKGLHFINNRAYKEELIYFAASRHSPAGLYIIYGKHLSSEVRNINNYDIAPTVLSLLKIPLATHFDGKPLVLQPQLEKKDYLSKYYLLKKLYKIKEKVSLGGIYG, encoded by the coding sequence ATGGGTAAGCTAGCATTAATAGGACTTGATGGCATGTCGTGGCATGTATTGCTCTCTTACCAGGATGCATTCAAAAGCACCTTAAAACTAGCTTCAAATGGTATGAGGGGTATTTGTTGGAGTATACCGCCATATACTCCACCTTCCTGGATATCTATATCGACGGGTGTTCACCCCCTAAAGCATAAAATACTGGGATTTACAAAACCCTTAATAGACAAAAAGGGTAATGTTAAAACAGTACTAATCAAAAGTACTGATATAAAGTATCCTCGCCTAAGTGAAATACTATCAATGAATGGAATGAAAAGTCTTGTCATAAATCATATATTTTCATATCCTTTAACGGGATGGTTTCTGTTTAATCACGTAATAGTGAGTGATGATACATCGCCGCAAAAAATAATCTTTCCTCGAAAATTTAATATGTTCCTTAAATACTTTCAATGTTCAATTAAAGGCAGTAAAGAAAGTGATAAATGGATAGTAGATTTGGCGCAAAAACTTGAAGCAAAGATTGAAGGAATACATAAATTAATTCAAGAAGTAGAACCAGACTTCTTATGGGTTATGTTTAAGGAACCTGATATTATAATGCATTATTTGCAGTTTGTCGCTGCTGGTTTACATAATGATAAGGTTATGGAAGTATTTTCACTAATAGATGACTTCATTGACTATGTGAAAAAACAATTTGATTATGTAGTTATTGTCTCTGATCATGGTTTTAATGTATATATAAACAGGTTAAACGTTTACAGTATATTGGCCAAAGGTCTTCATTTAGAAGAAACGAAAAGAGCTATCTTGCTGAAAATATTTGTTCTCCCTTTATCTAAGTATGTAACATGGTTTCTCTTAAGTTCAATGTTTAAACAGAGCCTTTGGTATAAGCTTAGGCATTACATATCGTTATATTTTGGATCACGAAAGAAATTCTGTAATAAAATAAATAATGTAAACAATAGTACCATATTTTTTGATGAAGTTGATGCTGATGATGCTTTTATTGTATATATACTTGATGATGAAATATTTAAAAAAGCCATTAGTATATTAAAGAGACATAAATTAATTGAAGACGCTACACCTTTTGATATAGGAGGTATAAAAGGAATTCTTGTTGTACCTAAAAAAGGTTTACATTTTATCAATAATCGTGCGTACAAGGAGGAACTTATTTACTTTGCAGCATCACGTCATAGTCCAGCAGGATTATATATAATATATGGAAAACATTTATCCTCCGAAGTACGAAATATCAACAACTATGACATAGCTCCAACAGTATTATCTCTTTTGAAAATTCCTTTAGCAACCCATTTTGATGGTAAACCATTGGTTTTACAACCTCAACTTGAGAAAAAAGACTATCTTAGCAAATATTATCTGTTAAAGAAATTGTACAAAATAAAAGAAAAAGTTTCTTTAGGAGGGATATATGGGTGA
- a CDS encoding glycosyltransferase, with protein MSPLIRVLKVLFVIPHNPIWIGSEKTSILNHPALFRKLLLFRDSFDKIIVFRGYYDKYISKKIKIEHYKNGYFLDKVIDVAIPYSNILFYSFRIIVITLSLLISIVLFFNKRIKIVFLFFDHTHIFTLVLRLFVKLFNIPIISFYVNTPINVKEYFCYLFSKLCDSFSLVNHPLISLRLRLKKFLVIPNIPDQEFFQDVDIRNRDKKTIIVVSRLTPEKRVELAIPVMNKLGKIFPETKLFVIGDGPLRKYLEKLAFKYNLLNKNIFFLGHRHLHEVLSIMKKAGFLLHFSRHEYFPNVIVEAMACNLPVITFAVPAYCWILGEAASIPLYPQNLEDIVKSIIYLSNDDKMYYNKVLYQKRRLQYIIDLYNKQIYLLKNYISKLINKGYV; from the coding sequence GTGAGTCCTTTAATTAGAGTATTAAAAGTATTATTTGTGATCCCGCATAATCCTATATGGATTGGATCAGAAAAAACTAGTATATTAAATCACCCTGCATTATTTAGGAAACTTCTATTATTTCGGGACTCTTTCGATAAAATAATAGTTTTCCGAGGGTATTATGATAAATATATCAGTAAGAAAATCAAGATAGAACACTATAAAAATGGTTATTTCCTTGATAAAGTAATAGACGTAGCAATACCTTATTCTAATATTTTGTTTTACAGTTTTAGAATTATTGTAATAACTTTATCATTGTTAATTAGTATAGTATTATTTTTTAATAAAAGGATAAAAATAGTGTTTCTGTTCTTCGATCATACTCATATATTTACACTGGTATTACGGTTATTTGTCAAACTATTTAATATACCTATAATTTCTTTCTATGTAAATACACCAATAAATGTAAAAGAATATTTCTGTTATTTATTTTCTAAACTATGTGATTCATTCAGTCTTGTTAATCATCCTTTGATATCATTAAGGCTACGTTTGAAGAAATTTTTAGTCATACCTAACATACCCGATCAGGAATTTTTTCAAGATGTTGACATAAGAAATAGAGATAAGAAAACAATAATAGTTGTATCTAGACTTACACCAGAAAAGAGAGTAGAATTGGCGATACCTGTTATGAATAAGCTTGGAAAAATTTTTCCTGAGACAAAGCTTTTTGTGATTGGTGATGGTCCTCTTAGAAAATATCTTGAAAAATTGGCTTTTAAATATAATTTACTTAACAAGAACATCTTTTTCCTAGGTCATAGACATTTACATGAGGTTTTATCGATTATGAAAAAAGCAGGCTTTTTATTGCATTTTTCACGTCATGAATATTTTCCTAACGTCATTGTTGAGGCTATGGCTTGTAATTTACCTGTAATAACCTTTGCCGTTCCAGCTTATTGTTGGATTTTAGGTGAAGCAGCATCCATTCCTTTGTATCCTCAAAATCTAGAGGACATTGTGAAGTCAATAATATATTTATCAAATGACGATAAAATGTATTATAATAAAGTGCTTTATCAAAAACGTAGGCTACAATATATAATTGATTTATATAATAAACAAATTTATTTACTCAAGAATTATATTTCAAAATTGATTAATAAGGGATATGTTTAA
- a CDS encoding NAD(P)-dependent oxidoreductase has protein sequence MMNEYMEYKVGIVGGSGYIGFELARYLSNFIKVKIIDIKPPINLPANIEYVYGDVRDYNSIKKALKDVDVVVHSAIIQIPRINKEKKLGYEVNVIGTQNVCKVTEENERIKGMVLTGTWHVFGEREITGIINEEFGYRPDKVEERAKLYALSKVIQESIVRFYDEMSEKVFGVIRLGTVLGERMPEKTAANIFINNGLKGKPLTPYKHSMYRPMLYIDINDVCRAFKIFIDKILNEEFKETSYHIINLVYPEPVTIIELAEIIKEVITEITNGKISPPIQIVDKGLPMMFSPEDKKKFQVDLSKLEKVLGIKSLISVKDSIRRIISSRLRNTVFNIQ, from the coding sequence ATGATGAATGAGTATATGGAATACAAAGTAGGCATTGTTGGTGGAAGTGGATATATAGGTTTTGAGTTGGCCAGATATCTAAGTAATTTTATAAAGGTGAAAATAATAGACATAAAGCCTCCTATAAATCTTCCAGCAAATATAGAGTATGTTTATGGCGATGTCCGTGATTATAATTCGATTAAAAAAGCATTGAAAGACGTGGATGTAGTAGTACATTCGGCAATAATACAAATACCTAGAATAAATAAAGAAAAGAAATTAGGTTATGAAGTCAATGTTATTGGTACACAAAATGTCTGTAAGGTTACTGAAGAAAATGAAAGGATAAAAGGTATGGTCTTGACAGGAACGTGGCATGTTTTTGGTGAAAGGGAAATTACTGGCATTATCAATGAGGAATTCGGTTATAGGCCAGATAAGGTTGAAGAACGAGCAAAATTATATGCTCTTTCTAAGGTTATTCAGGAAAGTATAGTTAGATTTTATGATGAAATGTCTGAAAAAGTTTTTGGTGTTATAAGGTTAGGGACAGTACTAGGTGAAAGAATGCCTGAAAAAACTGCGGCTAATATATTTATCAACAATGGACTTAAAGGTAAACCTTTAACGCCATATAAACATAGTATGTATCGTCCAATGTTATATATCGATATCAACGATGTATGTAGAGCCTTTAAAATATTTATTGATAAAATATTAAATGAGGAATTCAAGGAAACTTCGTATCATATAATTAACTTAGTTTATCCTGAGCCTGTAACAATAATAGAGTTAGCTGAAATAATTAAAGAAGTTATAACAGAGATTACTAATGGAAAAATATCTCCCCCTATACAAATTGTTGACAAGGGCTTACCGATGATGTTCTCTCCTGAAGATAAAAAGAAGTTCCAAGTAGATCTAAGTAAGTTAGAGAAAGTATTAGGGATAAAATCTCTCATAAGTGTAAAGGATTCAATTAGACGAATTATTAGTTCTAGACTTAGAAATACAGTGTTTAATATCCAATAA
- a CDS encoding glycosyltransferase family 2 protein, with translation MGRTCKVSVIILTYNSVSKLGKLFDKVLSSIFMQDYPNLEVIVVDNNSNDGTFEYVKKKYSSKYNLKVLRLKKNYGWGGGNNRGALLAKYSDFLLFVNDDAILGPNCVSKLVKVLNEHPNLAAVQPLIIEGNGNIICGLDMGFSGFSSIVSHIRSYPLSEAFYVSGAVFLTRTDVFFRSGMFDEDLFVYHDDTDYCWRLRLIGYKVACIADVYAYHFGSVTWGSGSPLQVYYIIRNNFLVIAKNSSLKWLIPRITLSLIVSIMFVFRFLYNKNKACLVAAIKGIIDGLRELKIGIMKRAYIRKIRKISDEEVNKALNKRVDVNLLLPQSVRKILGL, from the coding sequence GTGGGGAGAACGTGTAAAGTTAGCGTGATAATCCTCACGTACAATAGTGTATCTAAGTTAGGTAAATTGTTTGATAAAGTACTATCAAGTATATTTATGCAAGATTACCCCAATTTAGAGGTAATAGTAGTTGACAATAATTCAAATGATGGAACATTTGAATATGTAAAGAAAAAATATAGTTCTAAGTACAATCTTAAAGTTTTACGATTAAAGAAAAACTATGGATGGGGTGGAGGAAATAACCGTGGTGCTTTATTGGCTAAATATTCCGACTTCCTATTATTCGTAAATGATGATGCTATCCTTGGGCCTAACTGTGTAAGCAAGCTTGTAAAGGTATTGAATGAACATCCTAATTTAGCGGCGGTTCAGCCATTAATTATTGAAGGTAATGGAAATATTATTTGTGGTCTTGATATGGGTTTTTCTGGTTTTTCCAGTATAGTTTCACACATACGAAGCTATCCTTTATCTGAGGCTTTTTATGTTAGTGGAGCTGTTTTCTTAACAAGAACTGACGTCTTTTTCCGGTCCGGAATGTTTGACGAAGATTTATTTGTATATCATGATGATACTGATTATTGTTGGAGGTTAAGGCTTATCGGTTATAAAGTTGCTTGTATAGCTGATGTTTATGCTTATCATTTTGGAAGTGTAACATGGGGTTCGGGCAGTCCTTTGCAGGTTTATTATATAATAAGAAATAATTTTTTAGTTATTGCTAAAAATTCTTCACTTAAATGGTTAATACCTAGAATAACACTATCTTTAATAGTATCAATAATGTTTGTTTTCCGCTTCCTATACAACAAAAATAAGGCCTGTCTTGTTGCGGCGATAAAAGGTATAATAGATGGTTTAAGAGAATTAAAAATAGGGATAATGAAAAGGGCTTATATTAGAAAAATTAGAAAAATAAGCGATGAAGAAGTAAATAAGGCTCTTAATAAGCGTGTCGATGTAAACTTATTACTCCCCCAAAGTGTGAGAAAAATACTCGGGCTCTAA